Below is a window of Brevinematia bacterium DNA.
GAGAATATGTCCGTACCTTTAGAATTGAAAACTCCGGCTGGATAAGTTGGTATCCTTATTTCCTTTTCGCTTTCTGATCTTGTGAGTATTGATATAAAACACTTTTCTTCGTCAAATCTTGAAAAAGCAAAACTATCATCATCTGCATACAGCGGTCTGTATACTCCTAAGTGTAGGGTTTTCTCCCTCAGTTTTAAGTGAGCAAGCTTTGAGTATATCTGTAAAAACCATTTATCCCAGATGTTCTCGTTCCATTCCATCGGATACCTACACCCTTCTACATCTGACGTTCTTCCTCTTATCCCTATCTCATCTCCGTAGTATATTGATACCGTTCCTGGAAGTAAAAAGAGAAGAGATACCATACCCTTGTATATATCCCTATCAAAATACTCTGTGGTGTGAAATCTGAAAATATCGTGTGAATCAAGAAGGTTGTATTGAAGAAAAGCTATTTGGTTGGGTAGTCTGCTAAAGTGTTGTATGATCTGGTTTCTTAGGTTGTTTCCTGTGTAGGGTTTAAGTTTTCTTCCGGGCTCAACTACGTTTCTTAGAAACCAGTCTACTTCTCCGGCAAAACATCTTATAGGTCTTGAGGAGGCAAAGTAGTTCATACAGGCATCTAACTGGTCACCAAGCAGATAACTTATATTATCTTCCCAATGCTCACCAATTAGGTAGGCATCTCTTTTAAGACTTTTGACTCTTTCTCTTATTCTTGCAAATATCTCATTTCCAAATTGATCTTTTTCATTTCTTCCTGTATCGTTTGCAACATCAAATCTCCATCCATCAATGTCAAAACGTTTTATGTAATACCTTACCAGAGAATCTTCACCTTCAAACATTATTTCCCTAAGTTTTAATGAGTTATAGTTTAGCTGAGGCAGTTCTGAAAGGTTTGCCCACCCTTTGTATTCTCCGCTTGGCTTAAAGTAATAAAAGCCTCTCTCTTCAGACTGTGGGTCTGACAAAGCCTTTTTAAACCAAGTGTGTTCACACCCTGTGTGGTTTAATGATACATCTAGAATTATCTTCATCCCGTTTTTATGTAGTTCTTCAACTAGTTTTTTTAGTGCTAAATCCCCTCCTAAGTGTGGATCAACGCTAAAATAGTCAATGCAGTCATATCTGTGATTTGTCATAGCCTTGAATATAGGATTTAGGTACAAAGCATTTACTCCTATGGATTTTAGGTAGGGTATTTTTTGGATTATGCCGTAAAGATCTCCTCCTTGGAAGTCTAGACAAAAACCTCTGCTGTAGGGCAGTGGTTCTGAACCCCATTCAAGTTTTATACTCTTGTGTCCAAGGTATTCATATTCTCCAGTTTTTACACTTATTTCTGGATTGCCCTGAGCGAATCTATCCGGAAATATCTGATAGAACACGCTCTTTGGAACCCAATCGGGATTTTCAAAGTCCGCAAGTATTACAAAGTCATTATCCTCAGTAGGAAAGTAATCAAATACCCCCTTTCTCGTGAAAAAAAGAACTTCGCTTCCTATATCTAGAACAAAGTGGTAGTTCGTAAACCTTTGGGATATCTTTAGCCATCCTTCGTAGTATACAAAGTTGTTTGTTTTCTTGGATGGCTGCATTCTTATATACCGTGACCCCCCATCAATCACCGCCCTTATAAACGCTTTCTTTATAGGGTTGTTTTTCAGTACCCTAAACCTCACTTTAACATACTCGTTATAAGTTGGGTAGGGGTTGGAAACGAAAGTGTGGTTGACTTCGGAGCAGAGAGTTTCTTTCCAGTCAAGCTGAAAAGACATGGAAAACCCCTATAACTTTGAAAAAGGTCTATAAATTACCTATAAGTAAGGTTTCAACTTTGAAGCTTTAGATCTCTGTTTGTCTCCAAACTTTGCTAGAGCTTTACTATATTTTCCTTGATATATTCTCTACCACAAGCTGTATTATAAGGTCCTGAGATATGTTTTCAATTTTCGCTGAGTAGCTAAGGATTATTCTGTGTCTTAGGATGTCAAATACTATCTCGTCAATATGTTCTTTTAGTAGAGTTTTGCTATTTCTTAGAAATGCTAGAGATTTTCCCGCTCTGAGAAGATGTTGAGATGCTCTTGGTCCTGCACCCCATTCAACAAACTCTTTTACTTCGCTGATGTTGCTCTCCGAAGGTCTTGTCTGTCTGGTGATTTTTACAATGTATTCAACTACTTTATCCGATACGAAAACTTCTTCTATTTCTCTTTGATATCTGAAAAATTCCTCTTTTTCCATTATTGGTTGCACTAGGGATAGGTCTGGTGTAGTTCTGCAGATTTTAAGTTCCTCCTCGTATGAAGGATAGTCAACATTGATCTGCATCATAAACCTATCAAGCTGGGCCTCAGGTAGTGGATATGTTCCTTCCTGCTCCAGAGGGTTTTGTGTTGCTATCACGAAAAATGGACTTTCTAGTTGAAAAGTCTTACTGAAGGTGGTTACTTTCTTTTCTTGCATACTTTCCAGTAATGCGGACTGAGTCTTGGGTGAAGCTCGGTTTATTTCGTCGGCAAGAAGAATATTCGTGAAAATTGGTCCTTTGTGGAACCTAAGGCTTTTTTTTCCAGTGCTTCCATCTTCCTCAATTATATCAAATCCTATGATGTCTGCTGGCATTAAGTCAGGTGTAAATTGCACTCTTCTAAACTCAAAACTAAACATTTTTGCTATGGTATTCGCAATCAGCGTTTTAGCAAGCCCCGGAACACCAACAAGCAGTACATGTCCCTCCGAAAAAAGAGAGACAACTATCTTGGTTATTATACTATCCTGACCAATTATTATTTTGCTTTTTTCCTTCAGTATCCTATCTGCTAGTGACAACACTAGAAACTATGGTAAAAAATATGATGTTTTGGTTGCAAACTTTCTAGAAGTGGTTTAATAAAGTCTAAAATTCACAATTAGGTTTAGTTTCTCTTTCTTTCTCTCGCAGTCCCTGTCGGGACTGGGTAAATACTCTTTCTGATGAGTATCCAAGAGACTTGGCATAAGTGAAATTTTGTGATTGACAAACGCTGTCCAGAAGCAAATTAAGTAAGAGTAAGCAAAAAGTTTAGGCTTACTCAGTGGCTTTTGTTTGTCTTTAGGAATTTGTTCCTTTTCCGAAAAATAACAAGGGGAGTGAAGTATGATAATAGGGATAGACTTTGGAACTACAAAGTGTGCTATGGGGTATTACTCGGATGGTGAGGCTAGGATAATAACTGACAGAAAGGGTAGAAAAACAATGCCTTCTGTTGTTGCATTTCTACCCGATGGTAACGTATTGGTTGGAGATAGTGCTAAAAGTAGGCTGTTTATAGACAGTAACAATGTTATCAAGTCTGTTAAAAGGTATCTAGGGACTGATCATAGGTTTGTTGTGAATGGTAGGGTTTATTCACCTGAGGAGGTTGCAAGTATAATACTTTCAAGGTTAAAGGAGATAGCTGAGTATTATCTTGGGGAGATTGTTAGGGATGTTGTTATAACGGTTCCTGCATACTTTTCGGATCTTCAGAGAAATGCTCTTAAGAACGCTTGTAAGATTGCTGGGCTCAATGTTGTTAGAATGATAAATGAACCTACTTCCGCAGCAATTGCTTACGGACTTTCAGACGCAAGTAGTGAGAAGAACATTGTGGTTTATGACTTAGGTGGAGGAACTTTTGATGTTTCCGTTCTTAACGTTAGTGATGGTATTTTTGAGGTTCTAGCAACTTCGGGTAACAATGCCCTAGGAGGTGAGGACTTTGATAGAGCAATTGCAGAGATAATAATAGAAGAATACAAGAGAAAGGAGGGTATTGATCTCTCAAGCGATAGGGTGATTCTTCAAAAGCTTTACGAAGAGGTAGAGAAGGCAAAGATAAACCTTTCTGATGAAGAGGCTGTAGAGGTTATAGTTCCGTTTGTCAGTGCTACGGAGAGTAGTGTAAAACACCTGGATTTTATTCTAACTAGAGAACAGTTTGAGAAAGTTATTTCCCCTTATGTTGAGACAACGATAGAACTTTTAGAAAGAACAATCAGAGATGCTGGGTTAAAGAAAGAAGATATCCATTACCTTTTGATGGTTGGTGGTTCTTCAAGGATACCTTACGTTAGAAGAAGAGTTGAGTCATATTTAGGTATAAAAGCCGAAAATACGATCTCGCCTGAGGAAGTTGTGGCTATAGGTGCTGGAATACAAGCAGGAATAATAGCAGGTGAGATTAAGGGCATTGCTCTAGTTGATGTTACACCTCTTTCCCTAGGTGTTGAAGTTGATGGAGGTATTTTTGTGCCTATCATCTCTAGAAACACTCCAATTCCTACATCTGCAAGCAGAATATTTACTACCGTTGCGGATAACCAAGAATCAGTTGAAATTCACATTCTGCAAGGTGAAAGATCTCTAGCTAAGGATAACATATCTCTGGGTAGGTTTGAACTTAAGGGAATAAGGAAGGCTAGAAAAGGTGAACCTAGAATTGAGGTTAAGTTTGAGATAAATATTGACGGTATTCTGAGTGTCTCTGCTGTTGATCTAACAACAGGTGCTTCTCAGTCTATTCAAATAAAGGATAGACTTATTCTTAGCGATGAGGAGATACATAGAATCATAGAGGAGTGGAAGCGAAATAAAGTTAAAGACGAAGAGATAAGGAAAGTAGCCCTGCTAAGAAGCAAATACAACATAATCTCATCCACAATACAGGATAAACTTCCGAGAATTAAAGAGATTGATAAAGAGCTTTATAAGGAGATCGTTGAACTTATGGAGCAGGTAGAAAAGCTTTTTGACTACTACGAAGTTGAACAGGTGGAGATGAAGATTAGAGAGCTAAAATTCTTGTATGACCAATTCATAGAAAAAGCTTCCTTACCCTCCTAGCAAACTCTTGAATTCTTCAAATTCCTTTCTGATAGAAAGAATGGTATTTCTTATTTCACTCGCTTTTTCCGTTAGGCCTAGGAGTTGTTCGTATATTGTATGAGCCTCATAGGAGAAACTGAATA
It encodes the following:
- a CDS encoding Hsp70 family protein; the encoded protein is MIIGIDFGTTKCAMGYYSDGEARIITDRKGRKTMPSVVAFLPDGNVLVGDSAKSRLFIDSNNVIKSVKRYLGTDHRFVVNGRVYSPEEVASIILSRLKEIAEYYLGEIVRDVVITVPAYFSDLQRNALKNACKIAGLNVVRMINEPTSAAIAYGLSDASSEKNIVVYDLGGGTFDVSVLNVSDGIFEVLATSGNNALGGEDFDRAIAEIIIEEYKRKEGIDLSSDRVILQKLYEEVEKAKINLSDEEAVEVIVPFVSATESSVKHLDFILTREQFEKVISPYVETTIELLERTIRDAGLKKEDIHYLLMVGGSSRIPYVRRRVESYLGIKAENTISPEEVVAIGAGIQAGIIAGEIKGIALVDVTPLSLGVEVDGGIFVPIISRNTPIPTSASRIFTTVADNQESVEIHILQGERSLAKDNISLGRFELKGIRKARKGEPRIEVKFEINIDGILSVSAVDLTTGASQSIQIKDRLILSDEEIHRIIEEWKRNKVKDEEIRKVALLRSKYNIISSTIQDKLPRIKEIDKELYKEIVELMEQVEKLFDYYEVEQVEMKIRELKFLYDQFIEKASLPS
- a CDS encoding glycoside hydrolase family 13 protein, with product MSFQLDWKETLCSEVNHTFVSNPYPTYNEYVKVRFRVLKNNPIKKAFIRAVIDGGSRYIRMQPSKKTNNFVYYEGWLKISQRFTNYHFVLDIGSEVLFFTRKGVFDYFPTEDNDFVILADFENPDWVPKSVFYQIFPDRFAQGNPEISVKTGEYEYLGHKSIKLEWGSEPLPYSRGFCLDFQGGDLYGIIQKIPYLKSIGVNALYLNPIFKAMTNHRYDCIDYFSVDPHLGGDLALKKLVEELHKNGMKIILDVSLNHTGCEHTWFKKALSDPQSEERGFYYFKPSGEYKGWANLSELPQLNYNSLKLREIMFEGEDSLVRYYIKRFDIDGWRFDVANDTGRNEKDQFGNEIFARIRERVKSLKRDAYLIGEHWEDNISYLLGDQLDACMNYFASSRPIRCFAGEVDWFLRNVVEPGRKLKPYTGNNLRNQIIQHFSRLPNQIAFLQYNLLDSHDIFRFHTTEYFDRDIYKGMVSLLFLLPGTVSIYYGDEIGIRGRTSDVEGCRYPMEWNENIWDKWFLQIYSKLAHLKLREKTLHLGVYRPLYADDDSFAFSRFDEEKCFISILTRSESEKEIRIPTYPAGVFNSKGTDIFSGEEFNTLDGYLNVKVSKSRQLLLEFITDN
- a CDS encoding MoxR family ATPase; the protein is MLSLADRILKEKSKIIIGQDSIITKIVVSLFSEGHVLLVGVPGLAKTLIANTIAKMFSFEFRRVQFTPDLMPADIIGFDIIEEDGSTGKKSLRFHKGPIFTNILLADEINRASPKTQSALLESMQEKKVTTFSKTFQLESPFFVIATQNPLEQEGTYPLPEAQLDRFMMQINVDYPSYEEELKICRTTPDLSLVQPIMEKEEFFRYQREIEEVFVSDKVVEYIVKITRQTRPSESNISEVKEFVEWGAGPRASQHLLRAGKSLAFLRNSKTLLKEHIDEIVFDILRHRIILSYSAKIENISQDLIIQLVVENISRKI